In one Buchnera aphidicola (Uroleucon sonchi) genomic region, the following are encoded:
- the hisIE gene encoding bifunctional phosphoribosyl-AMP cyclohydrolase/phosphoribosyl-ATP diphosphatase HisIE, whose translation MLKQYDLSNLDWIKTNGMIPVIIQNYDSYEILMHGYMNKEALYKTQQEGLVTFYSRTKKCLWTKGQTSGNYLKVIEISTDCDHDTLLILVLSIRETCHLGNKSCFSVKKYNIDFLFDLEELIENKKNNYTDKSYTSYLYQSGTGRIAQKVGEEAIETILSAMKKDKNELINESSDLIYHLIVLLHNQDLNLNMVIENLKKRNKKDIFIKNKIKMIKK comes from the coding sequence ATGTTAAAACAATATGATTTATCTAATCTAGACTGGATTAAAACTAATGGTATGATTCCTGTAATAATACAAAATTATGATTCATATGAAATTTTAATGCATGGATATATGAATAAAGAAGCGTTATATAAAACGCAACAAGAAGGTTTAGTAACATTTTATTCGCGTACCAAAAAATGTTTATGGACTAAAGGCCAAACATCTGGTAATTATCTGAAAGTTATAGAAATTAGTACTGATTGTGATCATGATACATTATTAATTTTAGTTTTATCGATTAGAGAAACGTGTCATTTGGGTAATAAAAGTTGTTTTTCTGTCAAAAAATATAATATAGATTTTTTATTTGATTTAGAAGAATTGATAGAAAATAAAAAAAATAATTATACTGATAAGTCATATACTTCTTATTTATACCAATCTGGAACAGGTCGTATTGCTCAAAAAGTAGGTGAAGAAGCGATAGAAACCATATTATCTGCTATGAAGAAAGATAAAAATGAATTAATTAATGAATCTTCAGATTTAATTTATCATCTCATTGTTTTGCTACATAATCAAGATTTGAATTTAAATATGGTGATAGAAAATTTAAAAAAAAGAAATAAAAAAGATATTTTTATAAAAAATAAGATTAAGATGATCAAAAAATAA
- the tilS gene encoding tRNA lysidine(34) synthetase TilS: MQIRAIHINHNLNPLSIKWTKHCQKICVTNQIPLIIENIQIKNIISNIEEKLRIQRYNIFYKNLLHNEILLTGHHVNDQCETFILSLKRGSGPTGLSCMSVKTSLGRKTIIRPFLNVTKKELELWAKKNQLTWIEDISNFQINYDRNFIRKKIIPVFEQRWPYFINNCLRTIKICQKETKLLNYFLRKKIYYFIKFNDCLNIQKFKNMKEDMCTALIRYWLSFKKIKIPSYKSIQYIYKQMVFSRQDANPKIILKNYEIRRYQSSLYFVKTQPNIQNKLLFWHNPKKTLKLPNYLGYLKLSLYGGNQLPAPKNNELINIRFQYEGKILILGRDQKRQIKKIWQEKKIPPWLRNQIPLLFYNNLFIAAIGVFVINLDITDRNYWTVSWESHLELSHDNIFNFH, encoded by the coding sequence ATTCAAATACGAGCTATTCATATCAATCATAATTTAAATCCTCTGTCCATAAAATGGACTAAACATTGTCAGAAAATTTGTGTTACAAATCAAATACCATTAATTATTGAAAACATTCAAATTAAAAATATAATCAGCAATATTGAAGAAAAACTAAGAATACAAAGATATAATATTTTTTATAAAAATTTATTGCACAATGAAATATTACTTACTGGACATCATGTTAATGATCAATGTGAAACATTTATTTTATCTTTAAAAAGAGGAAGTGGTCCGACCGGACTATCTTGCATGTCTGTCAAGACTTCATTAGGAAGAAAAACTATTATTCGCCCGTTTTTAAATGTTACGAAAAAAGAATTAGAATTATGGGCTAAAAAAAATCAATTAACATGGATAGAAGATATTAGTAATTTTCAAATTAATTACGATCGTAATTTTATACGTAAAAAAATTATACCAGTATTTGAACAAAGATGGCCTTATTTTATTAATAATTGTCTACGTACAATCAAGATATGTCAAAAAGAAACTAAATTACTTAATTATTTTCTACGAAAAAAAATTTATTATTTCATTAAATTTAATGATTGTTTAAATATTCAAAAATTTAAAAATATGAAAGAAGATATGTGTACAGCATTAATTAGATACTGGCTTTCATTTAAAAAAATCAAGATACCTTCATATAAAAGTATTCAATATATTTATAAACAAATGGTTTTTAGTCGACAAGATGCTAATCCTAAAATAATTTTAAAAAATTATGAAATTAGACGATATCAGTCATCTCTATATTTTGTAAAAACTCAACCAAATATTCAAAATAAATTATTATTTTGGCATAATCCAAAAAAAACACTAAAACTACCAAATTATTTAGGATATTTAAAACTAAGTTTATACGGTGGAAATCAACTACCTGCTCCAAAAAATAATGAATTAATAAATATTCGTTTTCAATACGAAGGTAAAATTTTAATTTTAGGAAGAGATCAAAAAAGACAAATAAAAAAAATTTGGCAAGAAAAAAAAATTCCACCATGGTTAAGAAATCAAATTCCACTTTTATTTTATAATAATCTTTTTATTGCTGCTATCGGAGTATTTGTTATTAATCTGGATATTACTGATCGAAATTATTGGACAGTTTCGTGGGAAAGTCATTTAGAATTATCTCATGATAATATATTTAATTTTCATTAA
- the hisA gene encoding 1-(5-phosphoribosyl)-5-[(5-phosphoribosylamino)methylideneamino]imidazole-4-carboxamide isomerase, with product MIIPAFDIINNQVVRLYQGNYLNQKKYNINLINYLTEYKSKGVKIVHLVDLDGAKDQKNRQIKLFHQILSSTNISIQIGGGIRTNKDINELLTLGVKRVVIGSSCIQNKEKIKEWLEIYGPDAIVLALDIQINSKYRKEIYINGWIKKTNFILEEIIEYFLPSGLKHVLCTDISKDGTLLGPNIQLYQEISNNFQTISFQASGGISTSKDIIELRKTGVKSVIIGRSLLERKFTIEEALKCWQNDL from the coding sequence ATGATCATTCCAGCATTTGATATAATTAACAATCAAGTAGTACGATTATATCAAGGAAATTATTTAAATCAGAAAAAATATAATATTAATTTGATAAATTATTTGACAGAATATAAATCAAAAGGAGTGAAAATTGTTCATTTAGTTGATTTAGATGGAGCTAAAGATCAAAAAAATAGACAAATAAAATTATTTCATCAGATATTATCTTCTACTAATATATCTATACAAATAGGAGGAGGAATTAGAACTAATAAAGATATTAATGAATTATTGACATTAGGAGTAAAAAGAGTCGTAATCGGTTCTTCATGCATACAAAATAAAGAAAAGATAAAAGAATGGTTAGAAATTTATGGTCCAGATGCAATTGTTTTAGCACTAGATATACAAATTAATAGTAAATATCGTAAAGAGATATATATTAACGGCTGGATAAAAAAAACTAATTTTATTTTAGAAGAAATTATTGAATATTTTTTACCGAGCGGATTAAAACATGTATTATGTACAGATATATCTAAAGATGGAACATTATTAGGTCCAAATATTCAATTATATCAAGAAATTTCGAATAATTTTCAAACAATATCATTTCAAGCATCTGGGGGAATTTCTACATCAAAAGATATTATTGAATTACGAAAAACTGGCGTAAAAAGTGTTATTATTGGCCGTAGTTTATTAGAAAGGAAGTTTACAATCGAAGAGGCATTAAAATGTTGGCAAAACGACTTATAG
- the hisF gene encoding imidazole glycerol phosphate synthase subunit HisF, giving the protein MLAKRLIACLDVRNGVVVKGIKFKNHEIVGNIIPLAKRYAKEGIDELVFYDIAASVNNKLVSNHWIKKIAQVINIPFCVAGGIKNIQDVQNILSSGADKISINSSALIDPNLITKISNQFGVQCTVVGIDSFFDQKKKCYMVQQYTGDINKTYQTSWKTIDWVKEVQEKGAGEIVLNVMNHDGLQKGYDISHLQQIRKVCQVPLIASGGAGHLEHFYEALYYANTDGVLAASVFHKKIINIKILKNFLIKKGIEIREC; this is encoded by the coding sequence ATGTTGGCAAAACGACTTATAGCTTGTCTTGATGTAAGAAATGGTGTAGTAGTAAAAGGAATTAAGTTCAAAAATCATGAAATTGTAGGTAATATAATACCTTTAGCCAAACGTTATGCAAAAGAAGGTATAGATGAACTAGTTTTTTATGATATAGCTGCATCAGTCAACAATAAATTAGTCAGTAATCATTGGATTAAAAAAATTGCCCAAGTAATTAATATCCCATTTTGTGTAGCTGGAGGTATTAAAAATATACAAGATGTTCAAAATATTTTATCTAGTGGGGCAGATAAAATATCAATTAATTCCTCTGCATTAATTGATCCAAATTTAATCACTAAAATTTCAAATCAATTTGGAGTGCAGTGTACAGTAGTAGGAATTGATTCTTTTTTTGATCAAAAAAAAAAATGTTATATGGTTCAACAATATACAGGAGACATTAATAAAACTTATCAAACTTCTTGGAAAACAATTGATTGGGTAAAGGAAGTACAAGAAAAAGGTGCTGGTGAAATTGTGTTGAATGTGATGAATCACGACGGATTACAAAAAGGTTATGATATTTCTCATCTCCAACAAATTAGAAAAGTATGCCAAGTACCATTAATTGCATCAGGAGGAGCTGGGCATTTAGAACATTTTTATGAGGCGTTATATTATGCTAACACCGATGGTGTTTTAGCTGCATCTGTGTTTCATAAAAAAATCATAAATATTAAGATTTTAAAAAATTTTTTAATTAAAAAAGGTATAGAAATTAGAGAATGTTAA
- the hisC gene encoding histidinol-phosphate transaminase has protein sequence MKNKILKLSRDNIQNLTPYQSARSIGGTDGSILLNANESPLPVAFKLKKKIFNRYPECQPYNLILLYSDYINLSCEQILVTRGADEGIELLIKAFCQPRRDAIIYCPPTYDMYRVSAKIADIHIKTIPTIKNTWQLDLPNIQCNLIGVKLIYICNPNNPTGNLILQNDLISLLKMTVGQCLVVIDEAYIEFTPTNTMTNYLSKYSNLVILRTLSKAFALAGIRCGFTLSHPEIINTLKKVISPYPISIPVADIAIQALKTKNIQLMRNRVLSLNNNRTWLIEKLQHIPCVEKVFVSHANYILVKFFMFKKIFDTLWKKGIILRNQNEKNNLNKCIRISIGTHLENILLIKELKIFSEENMF, from the coding sequence ATGAAAAATAAAATTTTGAAATTATCTAGAGATAATATACAAAATTTAACACCGTATCAATCTGCAAGATCTATTGGAGGTACGGACGGTAGTATATTATTAAATGCAAATGAATCTCCACTTCCTGTTGCCTTTAAATTAAAAAAAAAAATATTTAATCGTTATCCTGAGTGTCAACCGTATAATTTGATATTATTATATTCTGATTATATTAATTTATCTTGTGAACAAATATTAGTAACACGCGGGGCTGATGAAGGTATTGAATTGTTAATAAAAGCTTTTTGTCAACCTAGACGTGATGCAATTATTTATTGCCCTCCTACTTATGATATGTATAGAGTTAGTGCAAAAATAGCAGATATTCACATAAAAACAATCCCTACTATAAAAAATACTTGGCAATTAGATTTACCTAATATTCAATGTAATCTTATTGGGGTTAAATTAATATATATTTGTAATCCTAATAATCCTACTGGCAATCTTATATTACAAAATGATCTTATAAGTTTATTAAAAATGACCGTTGGTCAATGTTTAGTTGTTATTGATGAAGCATATATTGAGTTTACTCCTACAAATACAATGACTAATTATTTATCAAAATATTCAAATTTAGTTATTTTGCGTACATTATCAAAAGCTTTTGCATTAGCTGGTATAAGATGTGGTTTTACTTTATCACATCCAGAAATAATTAATACTTTAAAAAAAGTTATTAGTCCTTACCCTATATCTATACCTGTTGCTGATATTGCTATTCAAGCTTTAAAAACAAAAAATATTCAATTGATGCGAAATAGAGTATTAAGTTTAAATAATAATCGTACTTGGTTAATTGAAAAATTACAACACATTCCATGTGTAGAAAAAGTTTTTGTAAGTCATGCTAATTATATATTAGTCAAATTTTTTATGTTTAAAAAAATTTTTGATACGTTATGGAAAAAAGGAATAATTTTAAGAAATCAAAATGAAAAAAATAATTTAAATAAATGTATCAGAATATCAATTGGAACACATTTAGAAAATATACTTTTAATTAAAGAACTAAAAATATTTTCTGAAGAAAATATGTTTTAA
- the gndA gene encoding NADP-dependent phosphogluconate dehydrogenase encodes MSKQQIGVIGMAVMGKNLALNIANKDYTVSIFNRTRNITETIINTYRHNNLFAYFSIKDFIHSLLTPRCIILMVQAGSATDDIIKLIMPYLEKKDILIDAGNAFYKDSIRRHDQLSRYDINFIGMGISGGELGALNGPSLMPGGQKKAYQLVYPMLKKISAKFQNEPCVNYIGPDGSGHYVKMIHNGIEYGDMQLIAESYYLLKNILFLNNEELSIIFSKWNKSELNSYLIEITVDIFLKKDENNQYLIDVILDQAQDKGTGKWISQDALEIREPLSLITASVFSRYLSNLKKQRMIASNILTGPNVNNVISDKNSFIEEIRRALYLGKIISYAQGFSQLRTASKKYNWNLKYAEIAKIFRAGCIIRAKFLEKITEEYFQNKNIVNLLLTPYFSKIANEYVKSLRQVVIYAIKYGISIPAFSTAMSYYDSYRSANLPANLIQAQRDFFGSHTYKRIDKLGDFHSNWSIK; translated from the coding sequence ATGTCAAAACAACAAATTGGTGTTATAGGCATGGCAGTTATGGGTAAAAACTTAGCTTTAAATATTGCTAATAAAGATTATACTGTATCTATATTTAATAGAACTCGTAATATTACTGAAACAATCATTAACACTTATCGTCATAATAATCTTTTTGCATATTTTTCAATAAAAGATTTTATTCATTCTCTATTAACACCTAGATGTATTATACTCATGGTACAAGCTGGATCAGCTACTGATGATATAATTAAATTAATTATGCCTTATTTAGAAAAAAAAGATATTTTAATTGATGCAGGAAATGCTTTTTATAAAGATTCTATTAGAAGACATGATCAATTATCTCGATATGATATTAATTTTATAGGTATGGGTATCTCAGGAGGAGAATTAGGAGCATTAAACGGCCCATCTCTCATGCCTGGAGGCCAAAAAAAAGCATATCAACTTGTTTATCCTATGTTAAAAAAAATATCAGCTAAATTTCAAAATGAACCTTGTGTTAACTATATTGGACCAGATGGATCGGGTCATTATGTTAAAATGATACATAATGGTATTGAATATGGAGATATGCAATTAATTGCAGAATCTTATTATTTATTAAAAAATATATTATTTTTGAACAATGAAGAGTTATCTATCATATTTTCGAAATGGAATAAGAGTGAATTAAATAGCTATTTAATTGAAATCACAGTAGATATTTTTTTAAAAAAAGATGAAAATAATCAGTATTTAATAGATGTTATTCTAGATCAAGCTCAAGATAAAGGTACTGGAAAATGGATTAGTCAAGATGCTTTAGAAATTCGCGAACCACTTTCTCTAATTACTGCTTCGGTTTTTTCTCGTTATTTATCTAATTTAAAAAAACAACGCATGATTGCGTCAAATATTTTAACAGGACCTAATGTAAACAATGTAATTAGCGATAAAAATAGTTTTATTGAAGAAATTAGACGAGCTTTGTATTTAGGAAAAATTATTTCTTATGCTCAAGGTTTTTCACAATTACGTACTGCTTCAAAAAAATATAATTGGAATTTAAAATATGCAGAAATAGCTAAAATTTTTCGTGCTGGATGTATTATTAGAGCAAAATTTTTAGAAAAAATCACTGAAGAATACTTTCAAAATAAAAATATAGTTAACTTATTATTAACTCCTTATTTTTCAAAAATCGCTAATGAATATGTTAAATCGTTGCGTCAGGTAGTAATATATGCAATAAAATATGGCATTTCTATACCAGCATTTTCTACTGCTATGTCGTATTATGATAGTTATAGATCAGCTAATTTACCTGCGAATTTAATTCAAGCACAAAGAGACTTTTTTGGATCACATACTTATAAAAGAATTGATAAATTAGGTGATTTTCATTCTAATTGGTCAATTAAATAA
- a CDS encoding ATP-binding protein, producing MIEKIIQENINKSFLIAYSGGLDSTVLLYKLLKIKKKKIFKYELFISIII from the coding sequence TTGATTGAAAAAATTATTCAAGAAAATATAAACAAATCTTTTTTAATTGCTTATAGTGGTGGATTAGATTCTACAGTACTACTTTATAAACTACTAAAAATAAAAAAAAAAAAAATATTCAAATACGAGCTATTCATATCAATCATAATTTAA
- the hisB gene encoding bifunctional histidinol-phosphatase/imidazoleglycerol-phosphate dehydratase HisB, which produces MKKKILFLDRDGTLIDEPKNTYQIDSISQLRFKKHVISSLRALIKLNYKLIMVTNQDGLGSKNFLLNNFNRVHKFMLHIFNSEDIIFDEILICPHYSHDNCLCRKPKIHMLKPWLNQININNSYVIGDRITDMELAKNMQLPGIQYNDKSFNWIDIKKHIIKYNRYSEVFRNTKETVSHIRLWLDSDETSEIDTGIKFFDHMLEQLSVHSGICMHIKITGDLEVDDHHTIEDTGIVLGDALLQALGNKIGLSRFGFYLPMDESKSNCIIDISNRPYFVFNAKFHYNMVGDLSTNMIEHFFYSLCYSMKITLHLYAEGKNDHHCIESLFKAFGRALRQAIKIEGSTLPTSKGIL; this is translated from the coding sequence GTGAAAAAGAAAATATTATTTCTTGACCGAGATGGTACATTAATTGACGAACCAAAAAATACGTATCAAATAGACTCAATAAGTCAATTAAGATTTAAAAAACATGTTATTTCTTCGTTGCGTGCATTAATAAAATTAAACTATAAATTAATTATGGTGACAAATCAAGATGGACTTGGCAGTAAAAATTTCTTGTTAAATAATTTCAATCGTGTACATAAATTTATGTTACATATTTTTAATTCAGAAGACATAATATTTGATGAAATATTAATTTGCCCTCATTATTCACATGATAATTGTTTATGTCGTAAACCTAAAATTCATATGCTCAAGCCTTGGTTAAATCAAATTAATATAAATAACAGTTATGTGATTGGCGATCGCATCACAGATATGGAGTTAGCAAAAAATATGCAGTTGCCAGGCATTCAATATAATGATAAATCATTTAATTGGATTGATATTAAAAAACATATTATTAAATATAATAGATATTCAGAAGTATTTCGAAATACCAAAGAAACTGTATCTCATATACGATTATGGCTGGATTCAGATGAAACTAGTGAAATTGATACAGGTATTAAATTTTTTGATCATATGTTAGAACAATTATCAGTACATAGTGGAATTTGTATGCACATTAAGATTACAGGTGATCTAGAAGTTGATGATCATCATACTATCGAAGATACAGGTATTGTTTTAGGGGATGCTTTATTGCAAGCTTTAGGAAATAAAATAGGATTATCTAGATTTGGTTTTTATTTACCTATGGATGAAAGCAAATCTAATTGTATTATAGATATATCTAATCGACCGTATTTCGTATTTAATGCAAAATTTCATTATAATATGGTTGGAGATCTTAGCACAAATATGATTGAACATTTTTTTTATTCTTTATGCTATTCAATGAAAATTACTCTTCATTTATATGCTGAAGGCAAAAACGATCATCATTGTATTGAAAGTTTATTTAAAGCTTTTGGACGCGCATTACGTCAAGCTATTAAAATTGAAGGAAGTACATTACCTACTTCAAAAGGAATTTTATAA
- the hisH gene encoding imidazole glycerol phosphate synthase subunit HisH produces MNIVIIDTGCANLTSIQVAIKKLGYNSIVTSRSSVILKSKKIFLPGVGTAASVMNFLQKKNIINIIKELKQQILGICLGMQLFCNFSEECNGIQTLGIMKYPVLHLKHNNLPLPHIGWNRIQFNTEHPLLKNIPNYSRFYFVHSYVVPINKNTLSTTSYGIDFSSIIHKNNFFGVQFHPEKSGHVGSQLLKNFLEM; encoded by the coding sequence ATGAATATAGTTATTATAGATACAGGATGTGCAAACTTAACGTCAATACAAGTAGCTATTAAAAAGTTAGGTTATAATTCTATAGTTACGTCTCGTTCTTCTGTTATTTTAAAATCTAAAAAAATTTTTTTACCTGGAGTAGGAACAGCTGCTAGTGTTATGAATTTTTTACAAAAAAAAAATATAATTAATATTATCAAAGAATTAAAACAACAAATTTTAGGTATATGTCTTGGTATGCAACTATTTTGTAATTTTAGTGAAGAATGTAATGGTATTCAAACTTTGGGTATTATGAAATATCCTGTATTACATTTAAAACATAATAATTTGCCATTACCTCATATCGGATGGAATCGAATTCAATTTAATACGGAACATCCTTTATTGAAAAATATTCCTAATTATTCAAGATTTTATTTTGTTCACAGTTATGTTGTTCCAATTAATAAAAATACATTATCTACTACTAGTTATGGTATTGATTTTAGTTCAATTATACACAAAAATAATTTTTTTGGTGTTCAATTTCATCCAGAAAAATCTGGTCATGTTGGATCTCAATTATTAAAAAATTTTTTGGAGATGTAA
- the metG gene encoding methionine--tRNA ligase, producing MSHILRKILVTCALPYANGPIHIGHMLEHIQADIWVRYQRMCGHEVWFVSADDAHGTAIMLKSQDLGISSNELIKNIRKEHKQDFLNFNISHDNYYSTHSLENLYLLRKVFKCLNQKRLIQEKNIFQFYDNIKNIFLPDRFIKGICPICNAQNQYGDICEICSATYEPTDLINPISVLSGSRPILKKTKHLYFNLPIFSDMLKNWINSGVVDNAIINKTKEWFKIGLKSWCISRDEPYFGFKIPQHKNKYFYVWLDAPIGYMSSFKNLCFKNKQLSFNDVWNETSNYELYHFIGKDIIYFHTLFWPAILEAASFRKPNKIFVHGYLTINGLKLSKSRGALIKASDWIKCFDSDSLRYYYASKLSNKIDDIEINLEEFIHKINSDIVNKLVNLASRSASFINKYFNGYLSNELDDAQLYKYFVDSGVNIKSFLENRQYSFVIKESMRLLDIANQYINEKKPWTILINQKNLIQLQKICTMGINFFRIVMIFLKPIIPDLTCKTELFLIVKLTWEDIKQPLLSHKINHFLSLYERINREKIMELIKLTE from the coding sequence ATGTCACATATATTAAGGAAAATTTTAGTTACTTGCGCATTACCATACGCTAATGGGCCAATTCATATTGGTCATATGTTAGAGCATATTCAAGCAGATATTTGGGTGCGTTATCAGAGAATGTGTGGACATGAAGTTTGGTTTGTTTCGGCAGATGATGCACATGGTACAGCGATAATGTTAAAATCGCAAGATTTAGGCATATCTTCAAATGAATTAATTAAAAATATAAGAAAAGAACATAAACAAGATTTTTTAAACTTTAATATTTCACATGATAACTATTATTCTACACATAGTTTAGAAAATTTATATTTGTTGAGAAAAGTATTTAAATGTTTAAATCAGAAAAGATTAATTCAAGAAAAAAATATTTTTCAATTTTATGATAATATAAAAAATATTTTTCTTCCTGATAGATTTATTAAAGGAATTTGTCCTATTTGTAATGCACAGAATCAATATGGAGATATTTGTGAAATATGTAGTGCAACATACGAACCTACAGATTTAATTAATCCTATATCTGTTCTTTCAGGTTCACGGCCTATTTTAAAAAAAACAAAACATTTATATTTTAATTTACCGATTTTCAGTGATATGTTAAAAAATTGGATCAATTCTGGAGTTGTAGATAATGCAATTATTAATAAAACAAAAGAATGGTTTAAGATCGGTTTAAAATCGTGGTGTATTTCTCGTGATGAGCCTTATTTTGGATTTAAAATACCACAACATAAAAATAAATATTTTTATGTTTGGCTTGATGCTCCAATTGGTTATATGAGTTCGTTTAAAAATCTTTGTTTTAAAAATAAACAATTAAGTTTCAATGATGTTTGGAATGAAACATCTAATTATGAATTATACCATTTTATTGGTAAAGATATTATTTATTTTCATACTTTATTTTGGCCTGCAATATTAGAAGCAGCTTCTTTTAGAAAACCAAATAAAATTTTTGTCCATGGTTATCTTACTATTAATGGTTTAAAGTTGTCTAAATCACGAGGAGCTTTAATTAAAGCTAGCGATTGGATTAAATGTTTTGATTCAGATAGCTTACGTTATTATTATGCAAGTAAGTTATCTAATAAAATTGATGATATTGAAATAAATTTAGAAGAGTTTATTCATAAAATTAATAGTGATATTGTGAATAAATTAGTAAATTTAGCATCAAGAAGTGCTAGTTTCATTAACAAATATTTTAATGGATATTTATCTAACGAATTAGATGACGCGCAATTATATAAATATTTTGTAGATTCTGGTGTAAATATTAAAAGTTTTTTAGAAAATCGTCAATATAGTTTTGTAATAAAAGAATCTATGCGACTATTAGATATAGCAAACCAATATATTAATGAAAAAAAACCATGGACAATTTTAATTAATCAAAAAAATCTTATTCAATTACAAAAAATATGTACAATGGGTATTAATTTTTTTAGAATTGTAATGATTTTTTTAAAACCTATTATTCCTGATTTAACATGTAAAACAGAATTATTTTTAATCGTCAAATTAACATGGGAAGATATTAAACAACCTCTTTTATCACATAAAATCAATCATTTTTTATCATTATATGAAAGGATTAATCGTGAAAAAATAATGGAGTTGATAAAATTAACGGAATAA
- the dcd gene encoding dCTP deaminase produces MRLCDKDIERWLKRKDLIIKPYPEKKLINGITVDIHLGNTFRVFNEHTRSVFDLSDSKINKALALIEIMSDEIIFSKEKPFFLQPGSLALFSTFEHITIPNNLVGWLDGRSSLARLGLMVHATAHRIDPGWQGNIVLEIFNAGKLTLVLRPKIKIATLSFEVLSQPVSRPYYLRQEAKYNNQSGVTPSRIHQE; encoded by the coding sequence ATGCGTTTATGTGATAAAGATATTGAAAGATGGTTAAAAAGAAAAGACTTAATTATTAAACCATATCCTGAAAAAAAACTAATAAATGGTATTACAGTTGATATACATCTTGGTAATACATTTCGTGTTTTTAATGAACATACTAGATCTGTTTTTGATTTAAGCGATTCTAAAATTAATAAGGCATTAGCGTTAATAGAAATTATGAGTGATGAAATAATTTTTTCTAAAGAAAAACCATTTTTTTTACAACCAGGATCTTTAGCATTATTTTCAACGTTCGAACATATTACGATTCCAAATAATTTAGTAGGCTGGTTGGATGGTCGCTCTTCACTAGCTCGCCTTGGATTAATGGTTCATGCTACTGCACATCGTATTGATCCAGGATGGCAAGGTAACATTGTTTTAGAAATATTTAATGCAGGGAAATTAACTTTAGTTTTGCGTCCTAAAATTAAAATTGCAACGTTAAGTTTTGAGGTATTATCTCAGCCAGTTTCGCGCCCTTATTATCTAAGACAAGAAGCTAAATATAATAATCAAAGCGGTGTGACACCTAGTCGTATTCATCAAGAATAA